The DNA sequence CACAACTTTCCCCTTGTTCAATACAGAATGACATTCCTTtagtaaattatggtcccatttattttaaaatagataatAAAGCAGGGCATGCTTTAAGGCATGGCTAAAAACGGATCTGTCAATCAGGACACAGgtgtacattaaaatatacGTGGACTAGTTTTGGTTGATGTCCACATTTTCGTTTTAAATTTTGAATCTctcaatgtgtgttttcacGTCATAGAATTACAAAGTCCCAAGAGGCCTGCTGACCTGCTGGTAAACGTCTGCCGGATGACTCGCTTCAGAAGGATTGAAAACCGTCAACTCTCCCTTTGTAATGTTTAGTTTAGCGCAGCACCATTGCAAGAAGAGACAACACAGGCTTGGTCGCATCATCCTCCCATgtctggttttaaaaaaaacaagatggcaaCAGTCAAATTGCCAAACTCGGGACTTAAAAACGGtactccacaaaccaatgggtgatgtcactGTTACTAagtccattatttttacagtctatgcgATTGCAACAACTCATGCTGTACATCTCCACATTAATTGTCCATATTGAACTGTATGCCCATCATGTGCTTCTACTGAACACATCTGACACCAAGGAATACAATCTGGagtctggaaaaaaatgttgattaaggCATTATTGAGGACTGATTTCCTATTTGTTTCATGTTGCCCTAAACATATTGTCTTCTTCTCCACACCGCCGAGCTTAAATTCTGTTGTCCCATTATATTATCACACATTTAGAACAAAGTACATTGAGCAACATTTGACAGGGCACCACCTATTGCACATGGGATTTGTCTTGTTATTAAAAACTTGTTAGTTCACTCTTCAGTGCCGTCTTTAAATGTTGGCTCATCCCTAATTcctttctgttgcttttattttctttgacattaGATTATGCAGCATTATTCACCGAGTCCTAGCTGGAAAAACCACCAGGTGGCTCTGGATCAGGGGACGGAGGGTCGTCCTGGTCGTCTGAGGGCAGATGGACACGCTGCTCGTCCATACGCTTGGCCTGTACCCGCTGTATCAGACTGAAGAAGTCTTCATCAGGCACTGTGGGAGCGTGGGGGCCTGCTTCTGGTGGGGAGCACCGCTGATCATCAATCCTAGAGGACTACAGACAGGAAGATTTAAACATTTAGAGTGTAAAAGCAAATGTTACATATTTGtaaagagaaacagatttattaGGGCAACTCGTTTATTCCCTATACAACAATACCCACTTTCTATAAGACTAACGATTAAGAATCAAAAACGATTAAAACCCTTCAGTTCTTGTCATAGGTGAATTGGGGCCTTACCTGGCACTTGATAAGCATGTTGAAGAAGTCATCACTAGGTTCTTGATGTTCTCCCTCACCCACTAGGTGTCCCAGATTGTTTTGGGTAATCCTCAGGCCTGGAAGGTTACCAACATTAACCCGCTGGTCATCGAGACGGCGGCTCTGGGAGCTAGCAATCAAATCAAACAGCTCCTCAGTCTGGGGAGAAGTGGTAATTGCAGGATCTAGGACATGAGATAAAAGCTATTAAAAAGGAGCACAGGTGTCCTTAAAATAGGACAGGACAGTGACGCGAACACTGGTCTCAACCAACCTATCAACTCGTTCAGGGATGGCACGGAGTTCGCAGCACCTTCTCCGTTGTCTCCATTCTGTGGATCATCAAGATGGCAGCGCTGGTCATCCATGCGGCTGCTTTGAAACTTGCTAAGGAGGTCGAAAAAGCAGTCTTCATCGGAGGGGTCACGGCCCAGCTTCTGAGAAAGATAATGTGGTTCACTACGTTTTACGTAGACTACCTGATTAAGATGAGCTGTTCTGAGATCCAAGAAACATGATCTACAGATAATGAAACTCAGTGACATTATGCCTTGCAAGAGGCATAGGATTTAAGAAGTGACCAGCTtgcagaagagaaaaataatctgATTAACTCACATGGGAAAACCTTCCTGGTGAAACTACCTTGGCCTGGATACTGAAGGGTGTAAAAGatcataaaatgtcatgtaaaaatgaacaacccatttgtatttaagtaaaattaGCCATATAGTGGTATCCTCTAAAAGCAGTTGGAAATATCAAAAGATACTGCTGTAGCCACCATATTACATAGAGCATGTTAATTAGTTATAACTTTAATGTGACAGTATAATACTGTGGTTATGGTATATGCATGCTAAGCTAACCCTCAGCAATGTCTCTTGTTTCCAGCCTATCTAGGACAAGTGGGCTGTACAATTAACACACATAGGTTAATCACAATGGATTATGtattattcccccccccccttgctgattactatgtgtgtgcatgtcattgACAAATATGTTAAGATTATGctgcaagatgttttttttaaactacatttcaGTTCCCTGTTATGGTCTAACAGTATTATAACAagcaatattaaaaatatacagtttattcCCATTTAATCCAGTTAATACCCATATATTCCCAATAATTCTCATGGAAAGTTTCCCACTTTGAAACTTCCCAAAATTCTGCAACCCTACTCTTTACTGgattttgctatttttttggtttatttagtTTCTTGACCTATTAAGGGattagttattttaaaagtttttcacACATTAGCAGTAGACTTAAACACCAACTGTATTTTGTTTCAGATTCAGCTGGTAGATGAGCACATAGATCTAATCAATGACCAGTCGAAAAATAATGAAGTCCCTGACTGACTGAATGTATTAACGTGTTACATGCTCGCGGCTAGTCAGCCTCTGACAGTGCTGCTTCCATTGTGTCTTTTAAGAGAGGTGCTCTCTCACATGATGCTCCCTCTCACAGTCTAGCTAATATGTTTAAGCTTTGCAACTGAAGTAGAGAACATatgcatgaaaaaaaaggttttaactaCAGATACTCCAGCAAAGCAGATGTGGaatttattatgtttaaaaagcGCTACTGAAATATCCTGGTAATCAGAATGCAATGTTTTGATACTGAATGAGAACTAATCTACTAGACAgcagcaataaaaaagaaaattatgttgagccaaattaaaaaattaaactgcTGGCCTACTTAGAAATGATCTGAGAACATATGAAACTGCAGACAAAGTAATTTAAACTATTAGATCaagtaaaaacaatataataattaaaaacattgcattgcAAAATCTGCATtcttaacaaaataattaactACAGTAGAAGTACTAAATTAGGCTAAATTCCTCCATCTTCTCCCAATTACAAGGCTTCTACTTGGAAATGCCTGGGGTTAGTACAGAGAAAGGGGTTTACTAAGAAATCTGGATAACCCTTcaggatataaaaaaaaaagaaaaactcaaatctGAAACATGGGCTGTTGCAAAAGACTTGTTCTGACTTTTACTTAGTAAATCTGAAAATCTCAAACAGATCTCTCAAAGCTATTCAAATTTCTTACATATCATTTGAGATATGTAAGACATAAAGTGGTTGTtattgaaagacaaaacaatcatGCTACACTATGCGGGTCAGttcacagtgacagtgacataTTGTTTTGCAATGAATGATGTGTCTTTCCTAAACTGAGCTAAACATTAATTAACTAAACTAACGATGGATTTGGACTCATCACACTCATACGCTGACAAGACATtcttacttcagtaaaagtgtACAACAGTCACTACATTGCAAAATAaatttgtgatgaaaaaacatCAACTAAATGTCCAAAAGCAGGTTAATGGGAAACGAGGTAAAAGTAAGCATAACAGATTAAAAACAGTGTCCCCATTAGAAAAGCTTTTGACTATCCTTTTCTCCCCACATTAACAAACTACCCCAACTAACATTCTCAATTACAAGTATTCCAATGTACCACGGAGCCAGAATAAGATATGACACTCTGAACACCAGCTAGTGGATGGTGCGGAGAGAGTGCCAAGGCACATTGTATTTCATTGCTGTGGTACTTTGTACTAATATGCATATGACAATAAACTTGAACTCAACTGGATGAAGTTAAAATGACTTTGCCTTACAACAAGATGCAAAGTAGGTCAGCATCAGCAGACACCGGATTTCCCTCAGTTTGAATCTaggatttctttctcttttactgCAACTTCTGTATTGGAAAATCTAACTATGCCTTTtactaatttattttaaaaaacagttctCCACTTACACTACATTAACTCCCTGAAAAGGGGAGTGAGATATCTATACATAGAgtagaaacaaacaaatacatacacaaccACCTGTATCAATAatctaaaaggaaaaaaaaagagttaataaCCTCTGGTATCCTTTGCACAATGTTGTTATTCAAGCtggaaaacataaattaaaaatcttACCAACAGCACTTTGTCTTTGTCCTCTATCTGTACCTCTCTCTCATATCTCTCTTAGCTCTCTTTCCCTCTCGCTCTGTCCAGATGCCTGGTTCACACCTCCTTCTCCCCTACTTTCATCCACCGCTTTACTCTCCTCCCCTGCTGTGCTCGACTCCCTCCCTCTAATTTCCTCTCCTCTTGCATCCCTCTACTACAGCCTTCTTTTAATCTCTATCATCcactctctgtctccctctctttttctctctgtctcactctctcactctctgtggCTGTACTGCTAGCCATTTGTCCCGTTCGCCCACTGTGGGAAAACAACTCATTATGGGAAGCAGGGGGTTGCCCCTTTAGGGAGGGTAGCAGCTCTGTGATCAAGGTCCCATTATCAGCAGAGGGGGAGATCTGGGAGGAGGGGAGAAAGGGGGTGGAAAGACGGGTGCATGGGTACAGTCATGAGTAAATTCCATGCCAACAGTGGCAGCCAGCAGAGATTAACTAATCAACTACCCTCAAATGAGAGGAACCAATGTCAAAATTCAAGTCTTAAAAACTGTATGTTATATAATACATTCATAACCAAGGATATTTTCTGACATGCACTAAGATAAGAATATTCAATGGGTTTGTTATTTAACTGCTCTCTACACTCTAATCAGCTGTGACTTAAAGacatttctttcctctgtccTTGGCCCCAAGGTCTCTGTGTAGCTCTCCTCGCTCCCTTTTATTGTCTAATTAATCAAGTAGGCcaaaaggacaaaacaagagagaaaggaaCATGTGATGGTGACGGTGATGAggatatgagagagagagagagagagagagagagagagagagagagagagagagagagagagagagagagagagagagagagagcgcgcaATGCAGGGAAATGAAGTTGTGCGTTAAAGAGAGGGGAGATAGTGTGTGAATGGAggtaaataaaagacaaaagcagTTCTTCCTACATAATATCAGCACTGTGCTTTCTtatatgttcatattttaattcattacaGATGAAGaataaaggaaaatgaaatgaaacctaAAACACAATCCTCAATTGTCCGTTTGCTTACCCGCTCACACGCTCCTCCGAACAGAAGTTGTCCAATCGTAAATTTTTCCTTATCATATTTAAAAAGTCTTCATCACTTCACTTTATTTTCATGTCTTCTACATGGATCCTCAACTGGCGAGGATGCTGGCTTTTTGCTTGGGGCTTGTGGCTTTAGCCTTAGGTTATTAAGCATTATGTTACGCATGTTGCCATCCACTGCTtatttaagatcatttttaaaacaaatcatctgGGGCATTTCAACCAACTTGCTTAATCAGCCTAATAAGATAGGTAGCTACAGTTGATAAAAACTACTAGCGACTGTCAAAAAATCTCACAAAAATTAACCATTGTTGGCTAGAAATAAATTGCTTGcttttgtcttcctctgtctgaAATAGAGATCCATTGTTTCAAACATTTGCGTTGTAAACTGCACATGTTCAGTAGTGtgctaaaacacaaacagtcatTACCCTggacattttttatgaatacaTGTGAGCATGCATCAGCTAATCTATGAGAGCAAAGAACCTAAAGAAGATTTAATttcttactttaaaatgtgtctttgctCTACTGACAACAAATGGGGACATTGTTGACCAATTTGTTTGTAGGTTGTTGTAATGGGACAGGATTTGGTGCGCTATTTATTGTATAACTGCCTCAGATCAGATGGAGCTCTTTTTGCACGTTACAAAGCGCGAGGTGCAccacactgtttttcttttaagccTACAGTTTAGAAAAACAGCACCTTgctgtgtcatttttgtttttgttgctgggCAACTACCGCAAAAGGCTTTCAATTTATCCGATTAGAAAACAGGAACAGATGATGTTCTGCACTTTTCTACTCTGAGTTTAGGTTTTTTGAACTCGAATGTTCAGGACTCTTCTGCAAAAATACAAGGCCCATAGAGTGTAAAAACGCTCCttgaatacaaatacaaaaagccGCCTAGGCTGCTAAAAAGCTTTCTGTCTGGTCGGGGCCTAAAGAAATCACAAATTCTAGCCTTAGGAGAGAGTGGTCCAAGTTCACAGACTCCCAGCTGGTTTTAAAAGATtggcagatttaaaaaagggtATGCTTGAATGTCATCGGGATTACCAACATTTAGCGTTCTTGTCCCTGGTAATAATCTATCATTATGCAGCTTAATCATTTTCTAGCATGTCAGCTTGCTGATTACAAACATTAGCATTGTCACAGAAACAGGGCATGATTAGGAGATGTGGGGGCAAAGAATGTTAGGGATTCAACAGCTGCAAAGCACCAAATTCATTAAGAATGTAGTTCACAGCAAATGGAGCACTGTTGGTATTTAAGGAGAATACACCTTTTACACTGTATCTGACTTCTAACATAATACTGTATAACCTCATGGGAAATTAAGGGAAATGTTCCCAATTTaatctctctcattttctctttaaagcAGAAGCCCTGTAGAGACATTTTGGACGAAGGATGAACACATAAGAAGGGTAAAAGTAGTTAGGTAAATTCAGCAGTCAGCATTTGAGGTCTCCTCCATGCTTTCTAGGAGAAAAATTCTAATTATTCTTTCTCAGATGGGCTCCCAGTGATTGAATTAAAAGGTGGGCATATCTTAGATTTATGGTATACTTGGGTCAAAGCAAAAAGCTAATAAGAAAACAGGTACTCACTGGCACTGGAGGCGGGACTTGcacagtgatgtcatcagtGTCTACAGGAGAGTCCAACCATGGCCTTTCATCTGATGACTGGCTGTCAGGATAGCCTTTTCTTTTGCCGGGCTGTGACAGCTGACTTTTGGATCCCCTGGGTATACTTTCCAAGTCTTGGTTCTCACCATTCTGCAAGTAAAAGAACACGTTGTTAAAAGGGAAGATGTGTGTGGgccacatttacatgcacattcCTCTCTGGAGTGTTGTACTGAACAGTGAGAGAGATAAATCACCTTATCTGAAGAGTACTTCCACAATTCAACGCTGTCCATGCTGTTTCTCTTGGTGAATTTGGGTCTTGCtcctacagaaaaaaaagaaggaaataaacatAACTACATCACTTTttccataataataaaataactgtaaattcTCACAGTTTAGGAGTTAAGTCTAAAATTAAGTCAAGCATGCAAGGCGCTCTGTCTTTTCTCGTTTCAGCATTGGTCACATGATGTTCGTGTGGATTTGAGGTGAAGCCAGACAACCAAACACTCTGAATAGGAGTCTGTTTGCCAGCTCTGCACCGAAGACGGAAATATAGGACATGGTTGGGAATTTCTGCCTGGAGGAGGGTTCATGAAAGCAAACATCCCACAAAAGCCAGGCTGGCTGTACAGAAAAGAATAGTACAGTGTTTCAGGCTTTATTGTATAAGTTTGAAATTCTCCAAATAATGTGAGTTGATGGGAATCGAtgatattaataaaaattaatgatacattttatgatttaaGATAATGTTGACAATAGACTTCAACATCCACCTGAGACTGGGGGTAAAGTCAAGAATTTTCATCTTACCCCAAAAATGGGGTAACCTTTAGCCTTAATCCAGACCTAAAACAAACAGTGTCGGTctgttatgtaaatgtgctacagcgcttttccagtcttaacaactgctcaaagtgcttttacatctacagggaacattcaccattcacacacattcatacactgtggccggggctgccgtacaaggtggcacctgctcatcagataaactttcacacacattcacactccgatgcgcagcaccgggggcaactcggggttcagtgtcttgcccaaggacacttcgacaatgactgcaggggcggggatcgaaacaccaaccttccgattggcaggcaactgctctaccactgagccacagccgcccctgtctgtctctaagttggttttacatttaaatggtCACCttgtatacacatacagtatttcagtTCGCTTGTTATTGTTGTCAAACATAGGAATTAAAAGAGCAAAATCTAAAAGCTACTTAAAAGAAGATTTAAAGTTAGTTTGCAGGGGATTTATAAATGTCAGTTGTAATGACCCCTCATTAATGTTATAACATTCCTCCGGGCTCATTGGCACATTAATTTTCTTCTGATTTCTGTGAGATTGGAGAGCAAGTTCAGCGCCAGACAGCATCTCCTAACCACAGTGTGCAAACGGACAGGTCttggtttcacacacacacacacacactttatggaAGAATAAATCATGAAGAGAGATACAAACAATGTCATTACAGTATTCAATTTACAGTAATCCTAAAGTCAGTAGACCTTTGAAACTAGCTTATAGTATTATGtacaaagtaaaatattattttataagaATGGTACAATGGtattgcatactgtatgtttcccAGGGGAAATTGTAAGCTTTTgcttgtgttttaaatgatgcTCAAAAATCAAATTCTTcacaatatgaaataaaagcCATCCTGTGTGAGTGCGAGTGTGAAATACACATTTGGGTTTTCCTGTTCAGAGTTAAATGGAGGAAAATCGATATAACTCTCATGTCTGTCCATTAATTATGAAGCTGCTAGCTTAGTTAAGCATAAAAACTGGAATCAGGGGGGAAAACCCTGCTTGGATGTGTTTGAAGGTTACAatatctgcctaccagcaccccCTAAAACTCACCAATTAATACATTGTATCTCCTATAAAAAGTTAAGACATAAGTTGTAGCGTCACCTTGCATCTCAAACTCTGAACTGGAGGGTGAAAGGTCGCTCTCATTGACCCCCAGAGCATCCATCAGCTGCTCCACATTCATTCTGGCTGTCAGTTCCCCATTTCTGTCTCCAATCTGAGGGGAAAATTGAACCAGGACAAACCAGAGCCAGATGAGTCAGATAAGGCAGAATGAAAGAAGCCTCAACTTTCCCAAAGGTGCCTTTTCTTTCTCAATGTCTCACTTCTTTAGAGATATCCAGGTGCTTTCGGGCATAGTGGAAAGCTTGTTTGTGGTTCCCTAAAGACACGTATGCATTTCCCAGACTCCAGCAGGCACGGCCCTCTCCAACTCTAATGAAACATGAAGATACAGACAAATGTTAAACACTGTTTCTGCGCTTGGACATGTCCGTGCATATGCATTAGATATTGCTCATCCTACCTATCAGTAAGCTCCTGGGCTATGTAGAGATGTTTCAGGTGGTAGTCTATGGCCCTCTCATACTGCTGCAAAAGAGTGTAAGTGTTTCCAAGGCTATAACAGGCCTGCGCCTCCATCACCTGGTCCCTCAGCTGCCTGGAAAGCTGCAAAGTTTTCCTATAGAAAAAGACATAACGTGAAGATAAAGTGAATGAAGAAAACATTGAAGACAGTAATACAGAGGTGAGAAggttgacatacagtatgaatcAGAGAGTCTGGGatgtgaaagagaaaaggaaaaggaaaataaatcctttcagcACTCTTTTTGGTATATTAAGAATACTCGTGTCATgcatcaaaatgttttcttttgtcatattCAATTTTTACTTCAGTCACATTTTCACTCTTTCTAGAAATTTGGTCACTTCATCTTTCCTCCACTAGACGTCAGACTACCTCTTTCCTCACCTGTAGTATTCAGTGGCTGTGTTGAACTGGCCCAAGAATATCAGGGCATTGCCTAGGTTACTGTAGGCTCGCCGTTCTGCTGCTTTGTCCCCAAATTCTTTGGCTATGGATAATCGCTGTGAAAGACAGAGCAGCAAGGTCAAGTCAAACCAAATTTGCACAATATTTTAAACCTGCCTCTAAGCAGCTACATCGCATAAAATATAAACTCTCATGTCATTTCACCCTATTTTACAAGCAGAGACAGTTACATAAGTTCAAGTGGCAAGCTCTGTTGGGCCACATGATTCCATGAAAAGATGGGCTGCTGCAGCAGTGGTGCATCGAATCAACTCCTCTCATTCCCTTTAAAGGTAATGTGCTCACCTCCATGGCACAATGATAGATTTTGTAATggggaaaggaggagaggaaggctTCTCCCACGGGGAGACAATTGGTTTACAATGGAGAGTGTCAGAAAACATGGGAAGAAGAGCTTGAAGCCATGCTTGCAAGTTATTCACCAAGAAACCAATTCCGtccacttttttttcccatttgaaCGCCATCCATCTCTGTACACTGTGTGTTGGTACAGAATGAGGGGG is a window from the Etheostoma cragini isolate CJK2018 chromosome 16, CSU_Ecrag_1.0, whole genome shotgun sequence genome containing:
- the gpsm1b gene encoding G-protein-signaling modulator 1b isoform X3, translating into MAQAAANGVDQDLASKRLHSRMEASCLELALEGERLCKAGDFKGGTAFFEAAVQVGTEDLKTLSAIYSQLGNAYFYLKEYGKALEYHKHDLTLARTIGDRIGEGKASGNLGNTLKVLGRFDEAVVCCQRHLDISQEQGDKVGEARALYNIGNVFHAKGKQQLWGCSQEPGDLPPDVRDTLQRATDFYEMNLCLVKELGDRAAQGRAYGNLGNTHYLLGNFVEAIKFHRQRLSIAKEFGDKAAERRAYSNLGNALIFLGQFNTATEYYRKTLQLSRQLRDQVMEAQACYSLGNTYTLLQQYERAIDYHLKHLYIAQELTDRVGEGRACWSLGNAYVSLGNHKQAFHYARKHLDISKEIGDRNGELTARMNVEQLMDALGVNESDLSPSSSEFEMQGARPKFTKRNSMDSVELWKYSSDKNGENQDLESIPRGSKSQLSQPGKRKGYPDSQSSDERPWLDSPVDTDDITVQVPPPVPKLGRDPSDEDCFFDLLSKFQSSRMDDQRCHLDDPQNGDNGEGAANSVPSLNELIDPAITTSPQTEELFDLIASSQSRRLDDQRVNVGNLPGLRITQNNLGHLVGEGEHQEPSDDFFNMLIKCQSSRIDDQRCSPPEAGPHAPTVPDEDFFSLIQRVQAKRMDEQRVHLPSDDQDDPPSPDPEPPGGFSS
- the gpsm1b gene encoding G-protein-signaling modulator 1b isoform X1; translation: MASGPCPLTGAERAMCRLVHCGPRPQAMLRPLHLELQVYVAKTRTKQKHRMEASCLELALEGERLCKAGDFKGGTAFFEAAVQVGTEDLKTLSAIYSQLGNAYFYLKEYGKALEYHKHDLTLARTIGDRIGEGKASGNLGNTLKVLGRFDEAVVCCQRHLDISQEQGDKVGEARALYNIGNVFHAKGKQQLWGCSQEPGDLPPDVRDTLQRATDFYEMNLCLVKELGDRAAQGRAYGNLGNTHYLLGNFVEAIKFHRQRLSIAKEFGDKAAERRAYSNLGNALIFLGQFNTATEYYRKTLQLSRQLRDQVMEAQACYSLGNTYTLLQQYERAIDYHLKHLYIAQELTDRVGEGRACWSLGNAYVSLGNHKQAFHYARKHLDISKEIGDRNGELTARMNVEQLMDALGVNESDLSPSSSEFEMQGARPKFTKRNSMDSVELWKYSSDKNGENQDLESIPRGSKSQLSQPGKRKGYPDSQSSDERPWLDSPVDTDDITVQVPPPVPKLGRDPSDEDCFFDLLSKFQSSRMDDQRCHLDDPQNGDNGEGAANSVPSLNELIDPAITTSPQTEELFDLIASSQSRRLDDQRVNVGNLPGLRITQNNLGHLVGEGEHQEPSDDFFNMLIKCQSSRIDDQRCSPPEAGPHAPTVPDEDFFSLIQRVQAKRMDEQRVHLPSDDQDDPPSPDPEPPGGFSS
- the gpsm1b gene encoding G-protein-signaling modulator 1b isoform X2, translating into MASGPCPLTGAERAMCRLVHCGPRPQAMLRPLHLELQVYVAKTRTKQKHRMEASCLELALEGERLCKAGDFKGGTAFFEAAVQVGTEDLKTLSAIYSQLGNAYFYLKEYGKALEYHKHDLTLARTIGDRIGEGKASGNLGNTLKVLGRFDEAVVCCQRHLDISQEQGDKVGEARALYNIGNVFHAKGKQQLWGCSQEPGDLPPDVRDTLQRATDFYEMNLCLVKELGDRAAQGRAYGNLGNTHYLLGNFVEAIKFHRQRLSIAKEFGDKAAERRAYSNLGNALIFLGQFNTATEYYRKTLQLSRQLRDQVMEAQACYSLGNTYTLLQQYERAIDYHLKHLYIAQELTDRVGEGRACWSLGNAYVSLGNHKQAFHYARKHLDISKEIGDRNGELTARMNVEQLMDALGVNESDLSPSSSEFEMQGARPKFTKRNSMDSVELWKYSSDKNGENQDLESIPRGSKSQLSQPGKRKGYPDSQSSDERPWLDSPVDTDDITVQVPPPVPLGRDPSDEDCFFDLLSKFQSSRMDDQRCHLDDPQNGDNGEGAANSVPSLNELIDPAITTSPQTEELFDLIASSQSRRLDDQRVNVGNLPGLRITQNNLGHLVGEGEHQEPSDDFFNMLIKCQSSRIDDQRCSPPEAGPHAPTVPDEDFFSLIQRVQAKRMDEQRVHLPSDDQDDPPSPDPEPPGGFSS